GCGTGGGGCTTAGGCAGGGCGTCAAGGCGCCGGTATCGCTGGATGGCAGGGTGCAATGGGCTCCGAGGCGTTGTAGCAGCCTTGATTTGCCGCTGCTGCTCGGGCCCATGATCGCGAGCACCTCGCCGTGTGCGACCGACAGATCCAGGCCGCGTAGGGCTGCGTTACTCAGTCGAAGCACTTCTCCCAGCGGGGTTCGATCAGCGGCGTGTTAGTGGTCATCGCTCGGCAGAGTCAAGTCCAGGTAGGCATCGCCACCGTCGGGCTTCCAGGGGAGGTTGAGCGGCGGGTGCGCTGTCGGGGAGCGGGGGCTCCCGTCTCGTGCGGGCCGAGTGCTTCGCGCGATTGGCACGGGTGCAGAGCGGGCGTTGCTTGCCCGGCCTTGTCGAACCACCTGACGCCACACGGCGCGATGACGGTGAGCGCGGCAGGCGGAGGCGACAGTTGTACGTTCGACGACGCCCTTCGAGTGAGGATGTCTGGCTGTATCGTCCGCTACGACCGCCAGTTCCTGCGCCCCATCTTCGCCGCCCAGGAGCTCACGTCCGAGCGCTTTCCGGCGAGGATACCTATCGCTCCCGCCGAAGCGCCCCCCGCGGCCCCCAACGTCACAACACCGACCTCCCCAACTCCCCCACGTGCCTCGGAATCCGATCTCGTGGCGGGCTCAACGACCCCTAGCACCCTGAACCTGATCGTGGGATCGTGATGACAGCGGCCCCACAGTTCGTGGCGCACGATGCACGCAAGTCCCGTTCGGCGATCGTGCAATACACTCACCTGTCTGTGACGATGATCGGTTGATCATCGGCGAAGCCAGTCATTCAGCCGCATCGCCGACTCGGCTGCACGCCGGCCATCAATGACGTCATGAAATGGTCGCAGACGCGCCCATCCCAAGTCCTCAGCTAGCTCTAGAAGTCGTAGCGCGCGACGAATTCGATCCGCACACCGTCGCCGTCAGACTCGTTGACTGTTTCTATGGTGTTGTAGATTCCTTCAATTCCGAAGGTGACGTTCTCATTGGCCGTATAAAAGAGATTCGCGCTGAAGCGCTCTCCGCTAGCGTAGGACAGGGGGGTGGATCCTTCAGGAGAATCAAGATCAAAAATGCTCGCTGTGACTGTGGACCGCCAACGATCTGCCCAAAAGTGTTGGTACCCTAGAAAGGCGCCAAGTATCCCAGTGGCGTCAACCGCTCCCGTGTCTGAGACAATCCCATCCAACTCACCAACAAACGAGGAGAAGTAGTGTACGAACCCCTCTCCATACTGGGTGGCGAAGGAGACGTTGTTGCGGTCAGACCCCGTAAATGGTGTGTTGATGCGACCGGAAACATGGACCCCGCCTGTGAAATCCGAGTCATTGTCCGACCTCAATTGAAGGCCGAGCGCCGAGATCCGCAGATAGCCCCAATCGCGCTGAATCTTGGAGAAGGCAACGACGTTCGGTATCTGCTCTGACGCGATCAAGTCGGTGCTACCCCCTAAATCGGCTGCAGGATTCTCAATGCCCAGCCCCCAGTTTGACTCTTCGCGTTCACCGCTAACGTAATAGATTCCTGGATTTCTTAGCACCGGCGCAGCCAATGGTCCGCCGGGATCAGCGGTTTCGGGAAAGGAAAATACGTCCACAAACCCAGACCAGAACTGACCTATCTTCCACGGCCCCCATTCAGCGGCTGCATGGCGCAGCCGCAGGTCGAAGTCGTTCGTAAACTCGTCGCCGTCGCCAAAGAAATCAAATTCAACAAACGTGCGAAATTCACCGTATTCAGTCGGGGCCCGATAGTCGAAGTTGACTCGACTGTGTCGGACGTGGATCGCCGATTGTTGCTCACGATCGTCAACACTGCCGTTCAGCGGGATCGTTGGCGGCGTACCGATCTGCTGGAATCCCAGATTGTCCGTATCGAAATTGGCGCTAACCTGGACTGCGCCCCCAATGCGAAATGCACCATTGGTTCCCGGGACTCCGATTGACCTATCGAATTGCCCGGTCGTGACGAAAGCATCGTCTGGAAAACGGCCGAGCGGTTGACGCGTAGCAAGAGAGCCGCGTGGGTCGAGACGGGCCTGCCTCGCGGGCTGCGCCGGGGTGTCGGTCTCGGAAGACGGGAGCGAAACGGGCTCGTCTAGGACCCTTACATCACTTACATCGTTGGATTGTTGCTCTGATGCTTGGGCTTCAATGAGTTCGTTGACGAGATCTCTCAGCGCCCTG
The nucleotide sequence above comes from Pseudomonadota bacterium. Encoded proteins:
- a CDS encoding ATP-binding cassette domain-containing protein codes for the protein MLRLSNAALRGLDLSVAHGEVLAIMGPSSSGKSRLLQRLGAHCTLPSSDTGALTPCLSPTLA
- a CDS encoding DcaP family trimeric outer membrane transporter; translated protein: MSVPTVLAQTQDDEVEALRKEVRALRDLVNELIEAQASEQQSNDVSDVRVLDEPVSLPSSETDTPAQPARQARLDPRGSLATRQPLGRFPDDAFVTTGQFDRSIGVPGTNGAFRIGGAVQVSANFDTDNLGFQQIGTPPTIPLNGSVDDREQQSAIHVRHSRVNFDYRAPTEYGEFRTFVEFDFFGDGDEFTNDFDLRLRHAAAEWGPWKIGQFWSGFVDVFSFPETADPGGPLAAPVLRNPGIYYVSGEREESNWGLGIENPAADLGGSTDLIASEQIPNVVAFSKIQRDWGYLRISALGLQLRSDNDSDFTGGVHVSGRINTPFTGSDRNNVSFATQYGEGFVHYFSSFVGELDGIVSDTGAVDATGILGAFLGYQHFWADRWRSTVTASIFDLDSPEGSTPLSYASGERFSANLFYTANENVTFGIEGIYNTIETVNESDGDGVRIEFVARYDF